In Phoenix dactylifera cultivar Barhee BC4 chromosome 11, palm_55x_up_171113_PBpolish2nd_filt_p, whole genome shotgun sequence, the following are encoded in one genomic region:
- the LOC103708356 gene encoding putative glucose-6-phosphate 1-epimerase, producing MDFGDSLGEREQKIRVTPHCVPNMGHSVTVWDQRSEIECTKDWNGIDHVTLKAPRGASARVSLHGGQVVSWKNERGEELLFTSSKAIFKPPKAMRGGIPICFPQFGNRGSLEQHGFARNKTWSIDNDPPPLHPNDSHGKISVDLLLKPSEDDLKCWPHCFEFRLRVSLAMDGDLTLISRIRNIDAKPFNFSFAYHTYLSVSDISEVRIEGLETLDYLDNLCQRERFTEQGDAITFESEVDRAYLGSPNVIAVFDHEKKQTFVIRKEGLPDVVVWNPWEKKSKTLVDFGDEEYKHMLCVDGAVIEKPITLKPGEEWTGRLELSAVPSTYCSDHLDHIGGR from the exons ATGGATTTTGGGGATTCTCTTGGAGAGAGGGAGCAGAAGATCAGAGTTACTCCACATTGCGTTCCCAACATGGGTCATTCCGTGACTGTTTGGGATCAGAGATCAGAGATTGAATGTACAAAGGACTGGAATGGAATCGATCATGTCACGCTtaaagcgccgcgaggagcttCTGCTCGA GTTAGTTTGCATGGAGGGCAGGTTGTTTCATGGAAAAATGAACGGGGTGAAGAGCTGTTGTTCACTAGCAGTAAG GCGATCTTTAAGCCACCAAAAGCAATGCGGGGAGGAATTCCTATATGCTTTCCGCAG TTTGGTAACCGTGGTTCACTGGAACAACATGGATTTGCAAGGAACAAGACATGGAGCATTGACAATGATCCTCCACCTTTACACCCCAATGATAGCCATGGCAAAATTTCTGTTGATCTGCTGCTTAAACCATCAGAAGATGATCTGAAGTGCTGGCCACACTG TTTTGAGTTTCGCCTTAGAGTATCTCTTGCAATGGATGGAGACCTCACGTTGATATCACGAATTAGAAATATTGATGCGAAGCCATTTAACTTCTCATTTGCTTATCACACGTACTTATCTGTTTCTGACATCAG TGAGGTGAGGATAGAAGGTTTGGAGACACTTGATTATCTGGACAATCTTTGCCAACGAGAGCGCTTTACAGAACAAGGAGATGCCATAACATTTGAGTCTGAG GTTGATCGTGCTTATCTTGGTTCTCCAAATGTAATTGCAGTATTTGACCATGAAAAGAAACAGACTTTTGTTATAAGAAAGGAAGGGCTGCCAGATGTTG TTGTCTGGAATCCATGGGAGAAGAAATCCAAAACCTTGGTTGATTTTGGAGATGAGGAGTACAAACATATGCTCTGCGTAGATGGTGCTGTGATCGAAAAACCAATTACCTTAAAACCAGGCGAGGAATGGACAGGACGGCTGGAGCTCTCCGCTGTTCCTTCCACCTATTGCAGCGATCATCTCGATCACATTGGGGGCCGGTGA
- the LOC103708352 gene encoding mitochondrial carrier protein MTM1-like: METGVGTVGPSRHSLPPGMSAAASVDFDGAASISRSDASPSSPPHRRSAYSDSNMGFGGRALSAAGAAFLSAILMNPLDVAKTRLQAQAVGVPYYPSQHQYGRQMAPFGPNTILSDIRCFPSCARGGIFGSGPVCPPDCFQYKGTMDVFYKVVRQEGFRRLWRGTNAALALAVPTVGIYLPCYDIFRNWIEQFTACNAPNLTPYGPLVAGSLARSLACITCSPIELARTRMQAYKEFRNGAKPPGMWKTLLGVLSPHRSTNNHQNLQSYRILWMGVGAQLARDVPFSAICWSTLEPIRRRLLALVGEEGNASSILGANFSAGFVAGSLAAAATCPLDVAKTRRQIEKDPSRALKMTTRQTLVEMWRDRGLKGLFTGVGPRVGRAGPSVGIVVSFYEVVKYVLHQRHIKA; this comes from the exons ATGGAGACCGGGGTGGGGACGGTGGGGCCGTCGAGGCATAGCTTGCCTCCTGGGATGAGCGCGGCGGCGAGCGTGGATTTCGACGGGGCCGCCAGCATctcgaggtcggacgcttcGCCGTCTTCTCCGCCTCACCGGCGGTCGGCGTATTCCGATTCTAATATGGGATTTGGGGGGCGGGCGCTCTCTGCCGCGGGGGCCGCTTTTCTTTCCGCGATTCTTATGAATCCTCTCGATGTGGCGAAG ACGAGGTTACAAGCCCAAGCGGTTGGAGTTCCATATTATCCTTCACAGCATCAGTATGGAAGGCAAATGGCTCCCTTTGGCCCGAATACG ATACTTTCAGATATCAGATGCTTTCCATCATGTGCTCGTGGTGGAATATTTGGTAGCGGACCAGTCTGCCCTCCTGATTGTTTTCAATACAAGGGAACAATGGATGTATTCTATAAAGTTGTTAGACAA GAAGGATTTCGTAGATTGTGGAGGGGCACAAATGCAGCACTAGCGTTAGCTGTACCAACC GTCGGGATTTACTTACCATGTTATGACATATTCCGCAATTGGATTGAACAATTCACAGCATGTAATGCTCCTAATTTGACACCATATGGCCCACTAGTTGCAGGCTCACTTGCACGCTCGTTAGCATGCATAACTTGTTCTCCTATTGAGTTGGCAAGAACACGCATGCAG GCATATAAAGAGTTCCGAAATGGAGCAAAGCCCCCGGGAATGTGGAAAACATTACTTGGGGTTCTATCCCCTCACAGGAGTACAAATAACCATCAAAACT TGCAAAGCTATCGCATTCTGTGGATGGGTGTGGGAGCACAACTTGCCCGTGATGTACCTTTTTCTGCTATATGCTGGTCAACTCTAGAGCCG ATTCGAAGAAGATTACTTGCACTAGTTGGTGAGGAAGGCAATGCATCTAGTATATTAGGAGCAAACTTTTCGGCTGGTTTTGTAGCAGGTAGCCTTGCTGCTGCGGCTACATGTCCTCTTGATGTTGCAAAAACTCGAAGACAAATCGAG AAGGATCCATCAAGGGCACTAAAAATGACCACAAGGCAAACCTTAGTGGAGATGTGGAG GGATAGAGGACTGAAGGGTCTCTTCACAGGTGTCGGCCCACGAGTTGGACGAGCTGGACCTTCTGTAGGCATTGTTGTTTCATTTTATGAAGTTGTCAAGTATGTTTTGCATCAAAGACACATAAAGGCATGA
- the LOC103708354 gene encoding vacuolar protein sorting-associated protein 25-like produces the protein MQKLGDFKVPHFFNYPPYYTLQPVKETREKQVQLWKELILDYCRNQKIFVIGLEEDYPLFSNPVIERSLSHEARKVFLNALVAEGHAEWMDKSHKKCLILWLRIQDWAAYILNFVKENGFEDSVMTVEDIRSGIETRGTELAGIDRGVLMRALRLLEQKGKAAIFKGTSADDEGVKFSA, from the exons ATGCAGAAATTAGGGGACTTTAAGGTGCCCCACTTCTTCAATTATCCACCCTACTACAC TTTGCAGCCAGTAAAGGAAACACGTGAGAAGCAAGTGCAGCTATGGAAGGAACTAATACTTGATTACTGtagaaatcaaaaaatatttgttattgGACTGGAAGAAGATTACCCTCTATTTTCTAATCCAGTCATTGAGA GATCTCTCAGCCATGAGGCAAGAAAGGTATTTCTAAATGCTCTGGTTGCTGAAG GTCATGCAGAATGGATGGACAAAAGCCACAAGAAATGTCTTATTCTGTGGCTAAGAATTCAAGACTGGGCAGCTTATATTTTGAACTTT GTAAAAGAAAATGGATTTGAAGACAGCGTCATGACTGTTGAGGATATACGATCAGGAATTGAAACTCGTGGGACCG AGCTTGCCGGGATTGATCGCGGTGTGCTGATGCGTGCCCTGAGGTTACTGGAACAGAAGGGTAAAGCAGCAATCTTCAAGGGGACTTCAGCAGACGACGAAGGAGTGAAATTCTCTgcttaa
- the LOC103708355 gene encoding myosin IB heavy chain-like: MDRFMRVQTESPETLEENGAGGVEAPETVDGGEEGAEGKEAAENPTLFMGMKVRRRASIHRDCKGDYIGIPSDPFLSKMLCKQGDNTVLFADTVLKFTGSGKMKRRILIITDFAIYLVDPDANVLKRRIALAAVDKLCLSELSDNFLAIIIPTEYDLLMASTRKTEIVTMLVKATRSTSEYELELFCSNRFEYHAAADLLKEVEFEEVDGGIRTRFMKKESK; encoded by the exons ATGGATCGATTCATGAGAGTCCAGACCGAATCGCCAGAAACCCTGGAAGAAAACGGAGCCGGCGGCGTGGAAGCGCCGGAGACCGTAGACGGCGGCGAAGAAGGGGCCGAAGGGAAGGAAGCGGCGGAGAATCCGACGCTGTTCATGGGAATGAAGGTCCGGAGAAGAGcctcgatccacagggattgtaaGGGGGATTACATCGGCATCCCTTCCGATCCCTTTCTTTCCAAGATGTTGTGCAAGCAAG GTGACAACACAGTATTGTTTGCAGACACAGTTTTGAAGTTCACTGGATCAGGAAAGATGAAGAGACGCATATTGATAATTACAGATTTTGCTATTTATCTTGTTGATCCTGATGCTAATGTGTTAAAACGGCGGATAGCACTTGCAGCTGTTGATAAGCTTTGCTTGAGCGAACTGAGTGATAATTTTCTTGCAATCATCATCCCGACTGAGTATGACTTACTAATGGCCAGCACTCGGAAAACAGAAATTGTTACTATGCTAGTTAAAGCTACCAGGAGCACATCTGAATATGAACTTGAGCTGTTTTGCTCCAACAG GTTTGAGTACCATGCTGCTGCTGACTTGCTGAAAGAAGTTGAATTCGAGGAAGTAGATG GAGGTATTAGAACAAGGTTCATGAAGAAGGAAAGCAAATGA
- the LOC113462799 gene encoding arabinogalactan protein 41-like: protein MAPISRVSFSVAVAALVFAVVFPAVQAQAPAPAPTSDGTAIDQGIAYVLMFLALVLTYLIHPLDASSPYKLF, encoded by the exons ATGGCACCGATCTCTAGGGTTTCGTTCTCCGTAGCCGTCGCGGCTCTCGTCTTCGCCGTCGTCTTCCCGGCCGTCCAGGCTCAGGCCCCGGCCCCGGCGCCGACCAGCGATG GAACAGCTATCGACCAAGGTATTGCCTATGTGCTGATGTTTCTGGCCCTGGTCCTCACCTACCTCATCCACCCCTTGGATGCCTCCTCTCCCTACAAACTCTTCTGA
- the LOC103708353 gene encoding ethylene-responsive transcription factor CRF2-like, with amino-acid sequence MTKPRTLRIFWNDPDVTDSSGDDECCSSGRRIGRLVREIAVDPCSATGAGVGEGEALQCRTRPVRGGVRKKAVAAGAGKESAVGGTKFRGVRRRPWGKYAAEIRDPWRGVRVWLGTYDTAEEAAMVYDSAAIQLLGPSAPTNFCPSASAGAALAAQTSPEANLVSVSGVYESGDESRGAFSPTSVLRGISSAAASSQETGGVETAEVRLPENLEEFLAFEDVPLYSDFLDLGASEPRILEDAAGIGFLTDEVNKGVLRSGWDFGSAPWQWCDYFREIGDLFPLDPLPAIK; translated from the coding sequence ATGACCAAGCCGCGGACTTTAAGGATCTTCTGGAACGATCCGGACGTCACTGACTCCTCCGGCGACGATGAGTGCTGCTCTTCCGGCCGCCGCATCGGGCGGCTTGTCAGGGAGATTGCGGTGGACCCTTGCTCTGCCACCGGCGCCGGCGTAGGCGAAGGGGAAGCGCTGCAGTGCCGGACCCGGCCGGTAAGAGGTGGAGTGAGGAAGAAGGCCGTGGCGGCGGGGGCGGGCAAGGAGTCGGCGGTGGGGGGCACGAAGTTCCGCGGCGTCCGGCGGCGGCCTTGGGGGAAGTACGCGGCAGAGATCCGCGATCCGTGGCGAGGCGTTCGGGTGTGGCTCGGCACTTACGACACCGCCGAGGAAGCCGCCATGGTCTACGACTCCGCCGCCATCCAGCTCCTCGGCCCCAGCGCCCCGACCAACTTCTGTCCCTCCGCCTCCGCCGGCGCCGCCTTGGCGGCCCAGACCTCGCCGGAGGCCAACCTTGTCTCGGTCTCCGGCGTCTACGAGTCCGGCGACGAGTCGCGCGGCGCCTTCTCGCCGACCTCCGTTCTCCGGGGGATCTCTTCGGCGGCGGCGTCATCTCAGGAGACGGGCGGTGTCGAGACCGCGGAAGTGAGGTTACCGGAGAACCTGGAGGAGTTCTTGGCGTTCGAAGACGTGCCGCTCTATAGTGATTTTTTGGACTTGGGGGCGTCGGAGCCGAGGATTTTGGAGGACGCGGCGGGGATCGGGTTTTTGACGGACGAGGTGAACAAGGGCGTGCTGCGATCGGGGTGGGACTTCGGATCGGCGCCGTGGCAGTGGTGCGACTATTTCCGCGAGATCGGCGATTTATTCCCGCTCGACCCCCTTCCCGCTATAAAATGA